A window of Littorina saxatilis isolate snail1 linkage group LG7, US_GU_Lsax_2.0, whole genome shotgun sequence contains these coding sequences:
- the LOC138970216 gene encoding probable serine/threonine-protein kinase DDB_G0272254 — protein MDSASTAKTSVTVSSGNADADITSRTLNNNNNNNNNNNNNNNNNNDFCSCACVLRSSPGMNLTADFLLENEKLAEKLKENLLLNPSNLSRTIRKKISAPDVRRSSQMMGYATVAALLMILALLLLSDLTHLVRCCAHRPRLQ, from the coding sequence ATGGACTCCGCTTCAACAGCAAAAACTTCTGTCACTGTATCTTCTGGCAACGCTGACGCCGACATAACGTCCCGCacgctcaacaacaacaacaacaacaacaacaacaacaacaacaacaacaacaacaacaacgatttCTGTAGCTGCGCCTGTGTTCTTCGCTCTTCGCCAGGGATGAACTTGACCGCAGACTTCTTGCTCGAAAATGAGAAGCTAGCAGAGAAACTGAAAGAAAACCTGTTGCTGAACCCTTCCAATCTGTCCAGAACCATCAGGAAAAAAATCTCCGCTCCCGACGTGAGACGCTCCAGTCAGATGATGGGCTATGCCACTGTCGCCGCGCTGCTGATGATCTTggcgttgttgctgttgtcggaTTTGACGCATCTGGTTCGGTGCTGTGCACATCGACCTCGTCTACAGTGA